The Quercus robur chromosome 7, dhQueRobu3.1, whole genome shotgun sequence genome has a segment encoding these proteins:
- the LOC126692256 gene encoding NDR1/HIN1-like protein 10: MAEKQNQPLNGAYYGPSVPPPRQAYHRPGRGRGCGCLGCLLRLIVSLVVIVGLAVLIFWLIFRPTKLKFYATEASLTQFNLTSSNTLQYNLAVTITARNSNKKIGVYYDSIEVRAYYDDQRFGTKSLTPFYQGHKSTDVLNTEFSGQQVVVLAAEELSEFNSEKTAGVYNIDVKLYLQLRLKVGKLKTWKLKPKVDCELRVPLSSNGNSATGFESTKCDIDF, encoded by the coding sequence ATGGCAGAGAAACAAAACCAACCCTTGAATGGTGCCTACTATGGCCCCTCAGTCCCGCCACCACGCCAAGCCTATCACCGCCCTGGCCGTGGCAGAGGCTGCGGCTGCCTTGGCTGCCTTTTGAGACTCATAGTCTCATTGGTTGTCATCGTTGGCCTTGCTGTTCTCATCTTTTGGCTTATCTTCCGCCCCACCAAATTGAAATTCTACGCCACAGAAGCCTCGCTTACCCAATTCAATCTCACGTCCAGCAACACTCTCCAATACAACCTTGCCGTCACCATCACTGCCAGAAACTCCAACAAGAAGATCGGTGTCTACTACGATTCTATAGAGGTTAGGGCTTACTATGATGACCAGAGGTTTGGTACCAAGAGTTTGACACCGTTTTATCAAGGGCATAAGAGTACGGATGTTTTGAACACTGAGTTTTCAGGGCAGCAAGTGGTGGTGCTTGCGGCTGAGGAGCTTTCTGAGTTTAATTCCGAGAAGACTGCTGGGGTTTATAACATTGATGTGAAGCTTTATCTTCAGCTTAGGTTGAAGGTAGGAAAGTTGAAGACATGGAAGTTGAAGCCCAAGGTTGACTGCGAGTTGAGAGTTCCATTGAGTTCTAATGGAAATTCAGCCACTGGTTTTGAGAGTACCAAGTGCGACATTGATTTTTGA
- the LOC126692257 gene encoding NDR1/HIN1-like protein 3, with the protein MGRKDSSGCCCCCEWLCGCLFSCILSCIFQILCTILVIAALAAFIFWLILRPNEVKFHVTDASLTQFNFTTNNTLHYNLALNVSIRNPNKRIGFYYDTIEANANYQGKRFDTETLTPFYQGHKNTTVVNAVFQGQQLVLLGTDEVSQFDSEKTDGVFGISLKLNLRIRPKLGWIKVWTLKPKVKCDLNVPLKSNGTSLTAFEATKCSYDL; encoded by the coding sequence ATGGGAAGAAAAGATAGTTCTGGGTGTTGTTGCTGTTGTGAGTGGCTTTGTGGCTGCCTTTTCAGTTGCATCTTGAGCTGTATTTTCCAAATCCTCTGCACAATTCTTGTCATCGCTGCTCTCGCCGCCTTCATATTCTGGCTGATCCTTCGTCCCAACGAGGTCAAGTTTCATGTCACCGATGCCTCATTGACCCAGTTCAATTTCACCACCAACAACACCCTCCACTACAACTTGGCTCTCAACGTTTCGATCAGGAACCCCAACAAGCGAATCGGTTTCTACTACGACACCATCGAGGCCAACGCCAATTACCAAGGCAAGCGTTTCGATACCGAAACCTTGACACCCTTTTACCAGGGACACAAAAACACCACCGTTGTTAACGCGGTTTTTCAAGGACAGCAACTGGTTTTATTGGGCACGGACGAGGTTTCCCAGTTCGATTCGGAGAAAACTGATGGGGTTTTTGGGATTAGCCTGAAGCTGAATCTTCGGATCAGACCGAAGTTGGGTTGGATCAAAGTTTGGACCCTTAAACCCAAAGTCAAGTGTGACTTAAACGTTCCTCTCAAATCTAATGGGACATCATTGACTGCGTTTGAGGCAACCAAGTGCAGCTACGATCTCTGA
- the LOC126692253 gene encoding NDR1/HIN1-like protein 3, with translation MAEKQGLNGAYYGPSVPPPRKAYHRPGRGSGGGCGCCGCLFGCLCNCIFSLIFKLVFTVIILVGIAALIFWFLVRPNNLKFYATGASLTQFNLTTDNTLQYNLDLNLTVRNPNKRMGIYYDTFQVNGYYEGQRFDTQNLTPFYQGHKNTTELSTVFDGQQLLVLGASEVSNYNSEKSNGYYSIDVQLNLKIRVKVGWIKVGHFKPKINCDLSVPSSAGGTFQTTRCKLKL, from the coding sequence ATGGCAGAAAAACAGGGTTTGAACGGTGCCTACTATGGCCCTTCAGTCCCACCGCCACGCAAAGCCTACCACCGCCCTGGCCGTGGCAGTGGTGGCGGTTGTGGCTGCTGCGGCTGCCTATTTGGCTGCCTTTGCAATTGCATTTTCAGCCTCATTTTCAAACTAGTTTTCACTGTCATCATCCTTGTGGGCATTGCCGCCCTCATCTTCTGGTTCCTTGTTCGCCCCAATAACCTTAAATTCTATGCCACTGGTGCTTCATTGACACAATTCAATCTCACCACGGACAACACACTTCAATACAACCTTGATCTCAATCTCACCGTTAGAAACCCCAACAAGAGGATGGGTATATATTACGATACCTTCCAAGTCAATGGTTATTATGAAGGCCAGAGATTTGATACACAGAATTTGACACCGTTTTACCAAGGCCACAAGAATACGACTGAGTTGAGCACTGTGTTTGATGGACAACAATTGCTGGTGTTGGGGGCTAGTGAGGTTTCTAACTATAATTCTGAGAAGAGTAATGGGTACTACAGCATTGATGTGCAGCTCAATCTTAAGATTAGAGTCAAGGTGGGTTGGATCAAGGTTGGGCACTTCAAACCCAAGATCAATTGTGACTTATCAGTTCCTTCGAGTGCAGGAGGTACCTTTCAGACTACCAG